A DNA window from Calliphora vicina chromosome 1, idCalVici1.1, whole genome shotgun sequence contains the following coding sequences:
- the LOC135963666 gene encoding bifunctional purine biosynthesis protein ATIC, which yields MAAKRIALLSVSDKTGLVDFGKTLNGLGYQLVASGGTATALRNAGLSVKDVSDITGAPEMLGGRVKTLHPAVHGGILARVSPSDQADMEKQKFDYISVVVCNLYPFVNTVSKPDVTVADAVENIDIGGVTLLRAAAKNHDRVTVICEADDYGKVVAEIQQNGDTSLETRKLLALKAFTHTATYDDAISDYFRKQYSSSVSQLNLRYGMNPHQKPAQIFTQLEKLPLRVVNAAPGFINLCDALNGWQLVRELKKALGLPAATSFKHVSPAGAAVGNPLSREQAKLCMVDDLYDSLTPLATAYARARGADRMSSFGDFVALSDVCDVVTAKIISREVSDGIIAPGYEPAALEILKKKKNGGYCILEMDPAYEPSSLERKTIFGLTLEQNRNDAVIEPSLFTKVVTKNNKMPEAAVRDLIVATIALKFTQSNSVCYARDGQVIGIGAGQQSRIHCTRLAGEKADNWWLRQHPRVAGMKFKAGVKRAEISNAIDNFVNGTVGKDMPFAQFEAMYEVVPAQFTAEEKSAWLKELTGVALGSDAFFPFRDNIDRAYLSGVSYIASPAGSTNDAGVIAACDEHGIIMAHTNLRLFHH from the exons atggcaGCTAAACGTATTG ctctTCTTAGTGTTTCGGATAAAACCGGTTTAGTTGATTTTGGCAAGACCTTAAATGGTTTAGGTTACCAATTGGTCGCTAGTGGTGGTACTGCTACAGCTCTACGCAACGCTGGTCTTTCCGTTAAGGATGTCTCCGACATAACCGGTGCCCCTGAAATGTTGGGTGGCCGTGTCAAGACCCTTCATCCTGCTGTGCATGGTGGTATCTTGGCTCGTGTTTCGCCCTCCGATCAGGCTGATATGGAAAAACAAAAGTTTGATTATATCAGTGTGGTAGTGTGCAATTTGTATCCCTTCGTAAATACCGTTTCCAAACCTGATGTAACTGTGGCTGATGCCGTCGAAAATATTGATATTGGTGGCGTTACTCTATTAAGAGCTGCCGCTAAGAATCATGATCGCGTCACCGTTATCTGTGAGGCTGACGATTATGGCAAAGTTGTAGCCGAAATTCAACAAAATGGCGATACATCTTTGGAGACCCGCAAACTTTTGGCTTTGAAGGCATTTACCCATACCGCCACCTACGACGATGCCATTTCGGACTATTTCCGTAAACAATACTCCAGTAGTGTTTCTCAACTCAACTTGAGATACGGTATGAATCCTCATCAAAAGCCTGCTCAAATATTCACACAATTGGAAAAGTTACCATTGCGTGTTGTTAATGCTGCTCCCGGTTTCATCAATCTCTGTGATGCTTTGAACGGTTGGCAATTGGTTAGGGAATTGAAAAAGGCTTTGGGTTTGCCAGCTGCCACTAGTTTCAAGCATGTATCTCCCGCTGGTGCTGCTGTGGGCAATCCCTTGAGCAGGGAACAAGCCAAATTGTGTATGGTTGATGATTTGTATGATTCTTTAACCCCACTTGCCACCGCCTACGCTAGAGCTAGAGGTGCAGATCGTATGTCCTCATTCGGAGATTTCGTAGCTCTATCCGATGTGTGTGATGTTGTTACTGCCAAAATTATCTCGCGTGAAGTTTCTGATGGTATCATTGCACCCGGTTATGAGCCTGCAGCTTTGGAAATCTTAAAGAAAAAGAAGAATGGAGGATACTGCATCTTGGAG ATGGATCCCGCTTATGAACCTTCATCTTTGGAGCGTAAAACCATTTTTGGCTTGACTTTGGAACAAAATCGCAATGATGCCGTTATCGAACCATCTCTATTCACAAAAGTTGTTACTAAAAACAACAAGATGCCCGAAGCTGCTGTACGTGATTTGATTGTGGCCACCATTGCCTTGAAATTCACTCAAAGTAACTCGGTTTGTTATGCCCGTGACGGTCAAGTTATTGGCATTGGTGCTGGCCAACAATCACGTATACATTGCACACGTTTGGCTGGTGAAAAGGCTGATAACTGGTGGTTGAGACAACATCCCCGTGTTGCTGGCATGAAATTCAAGGCTGGTGTCAAACGCGCTGAAATCTCAAATGCCATCGATAACTTTGTTAATGGTACCGTTGGCAAGGATATGCCTTTCGCTCAGTTCGAGGCCATGTATGAAGTAGTACCTGCTCAATTCACCGCCGAAGAAAAGTCAGCCTGGCTTAAGGAATTGACTGGTGTTGCATTGGGTTCCGATGCTTTCTTCCCCTTCAGAGATAACATTGATCGTGCTTATTTg AGTGGTGTATCCTACATTGCTAGCCCGGCTGGTTCCACCAATGATGCTGGTGTCATTGCTGCTTGTGATGAGCACGGCATTATTATGGCCCACACTAATTTACGTTTGTTCCatcattaa
- the Yif1 gene encoding protein YIF1B-B isoform X2, which translates to MYNNPNAGMRNPSGPGRKIQRVSDINAMGPAAPMPNASPYIPATAGPTVLDPMMQSGGNMGAGSYAAPLQPMQPPQPNAFNNGGMPLPNQNYGYASPSPQPQQPPQYSSVPGVPPAAGAPFGSQPQQPGVAGQFPQFAMFQQPIVQDMAMQYGQRLADQGKQMVENQFTKWVPVAKLKYYFAVDNNYVINKLRLLFFPFTQKDWSLKYDQEQPVQPRYDINAPDLYIPTMAFITYVVVAGLMLGLQNRFTPEKLSIEASSALASSIFELVVYSITLYVVNIKTNLKTLDLLAFSGYKFVTIVACLLVSTLFHGFGYYITLAYCSLSLGFFLLRTLKTKVLHESSPTNPSGAINYDPYGNPQQLDYTGGRKRKLYFLFLVVGGQAFLSFLLSKHLYFPDAATLEARNLQF; encoded by the exons ATGTATAACAATCCAAATGCAGGCATGAGGAATC CTTCCGGTCCTGGTCGTAAAATCCAGCGTGTTAGTGATATCAATGCCATGGGTCCAGCTGCTCCCATGCCCAATGCTTCACCCTATATTCCGGCCACAGCTGGACCCACAGTATTGGATCCTATGATGCAGTCTGGTGGCAATATGGGAGCTGGATCGTATGCCGCCCCTCTGCAGCCAATGCAGCCACCACAACCGAATGCATTCAATAATGGTGGTATGCCGTTGCCAAATCAAAACTATGGTTATGCGTCGCCCTCTCCCCAACCCCAACAACCACCACAATATAGTTCTGTACCTGGTGTTCCTCCGGCTGCAGGAGCTCCATTTGGTTCTCAGCCCCAACAGCCGGGAGTTGCTGGTCAATTTCCACAGTTTGCCATGTTCCAACAGCCCATTGTTCAGGACATGGCTATGCAGTATGGTCAACGATTAGCCGATCAAGGCAAACAAATGGTAGAGAATCAATTCACGAAATGGGTACCAGTGGCCAAATTGAAGTACTATTTTGCTGTCGATAATAACTATGTGATTAATAAACTTCGTTTGCTGTTCTTCCCATTTACACAAAAG GACTGGTCTCTTAAATACGATCAAGAACAACCCGTACAGCCACGTTACGACATCAATGCTCCCGATTTATACATACCCACTATGGCGTTTATCACATATGTGGTTGTAGCCGGGCTCATGTTGGGTCTACAAAATCGTTTCACTCCAGAAAAACTAAGCATTGAGGCATCGAGTGCATTGGCTTCAAGTATTTTTGAATTGGTTGTATACTCGATAACATTGTATGTTGTGAATATTAAAACGAATTTAAAAACTTTGGACTTGTTGGCGTTTTCGGGTTATAAATTTGTTACCATTGTGGCATGTTTGCTAGTAAGCACACTGTTTCATGGTTTTGGTTACTATATAACTCTAGCATATTGCAGTTTATCCTTGGGCTTCTTTTTG ctacgaactttaaaaacaaaagttttacaTGAATCTTCACCCACTAACCCCAGCGGTGCCATTAACTATGATCCCTATGGCAATCCCCAACAATTGGATTATACCGGAGGACGCAAAAGAAAACTATATTTCCTTTTCTTGGTCGTAGGCGGACAAGCATTTTTATCTTTCTTACTATCGAAACATTTATATTTCCCCGATGCCGCCACTTTAGAAGCAAGAAATTTACAATTCTAA
- the Yif1 gene encoding protein YIF1B-B isoform X1 has product MYNNPNAGMRNRKWENSSGPGRKIQRVSDINAMGPAAPMPNASPYIPATAGPTVLDPMMQSGGNMGAGSYAAPLQPMQPPQPNAFNNGGMPLPNQNYGYASPSPQPQQPPQYSSVPGVPPAAGAPFGSQPQQPGVAGQFPQFAMFQQPIVQDMAMQYGQRLADQGKQMVENQFTKWVPVAKLKYYFAVDNNYVINKLRLLFFPFTQKDWSLKYDQEQPVQPRYDINAPDLYIPTMAFITYVVVAGLMLGLQNRFTPEKLSIEASSALASSIFELVVYSITLYVVNIKTNLKTLDLLAFSGYKFVTIVACLLVSTLFHGFGYYITLAYCSLSLGFFLLRTLKTKVLHESSPTNPSGAINYDPYGNPQQLDYTGGRKRKLYFLFLVVGGQAFLSFLLSKHLYFPDAATLEARNLQF; this is encoded by the exons ATGTATAACAATCCAAATGCAGGCATGAGGAATCGTAAGTGGGAAAATT CTTCCGGTCCTGGTCGTAAAATCCAGCGTGTTAGTGATATCAATGCCATGGGTCCAGCTGCTCCCATGCCCAATGCTTCACCCTATATTCCGGCCACAGCTGGACCCACAGTATTGGATCCTATGATGCAGTCTGGTGGCAATATGGGAGCTGGATCGTATGCCGCCCCTCTGCAGCCAATGCAGCCACCACAACCGAATGCATTCAATAATGGTGGTATGCCGTTGCCAAATCAAAACTATGGTTATGCGTCGCCCTCTCCCCAACCCCAACAACCACCACAATATAGTTCTGTACCTGGTGTTCCTCCGGCTGCAGGAGCTCCATTTGGTTCTCAGCCCCAACAGCCGGGAGTTGCTGGTCAATTTCCACAGTTTGCCATGTTCCAACAGCCCATTGTTCAGGACATGGCTATGCAGTATGGTCAACGATTAGCCGATCAAGGCAAACAAATGGTAGAGAATCAATTCACGAAATGGGTACCAGTGGCCAAATTGAAGTACTATTTTGCTGTCGATAATAACTATGTGATTAATAAACTTCGTTTGCTGTTCTTCCCATTTACACAAAAG GACTGGTCTCTTAAATACGATCAAGAACAACCCGTACAGCCACGTTACGACATCAATGCTCCCGATTTATACATACCCACTATGGCGTTTATCACATATGTGGTTGTAGCCGGGCTCATGTTGGGTCTACAAAATCGTTTCACTCCAGAAAAACTAAGCATTGAGGCATCGAGTGCATTGGCTTCAAGTATTTTTGAATTGGTTGTATACTCGATAACATTGTATGTTGTGAATATTAAAACGAATTTAAAAACTTTGGACTTGTTGGCGTTTTCGGGTTATAAATTTGTTACCATTGTGGCATGTTTGCTAGTAAGCACACTGTTTCATGGTTTTGGTTACTATATAACTCTAGCATATTGCAGTTTATCCTTGGGCTTCTTTTTG ctacgaactttaaaaacaaaagttttacaTGAATCTTCACCCACTAACCCCAGCGGTGCCATTAACTATGATCCCTATGGCAATCCCCAACAATTGGATTATACCGGAGGACGCAAAAGAAAACTATATTTCCTTTTCTTGGTCGTAGGCGGACAAGCATTTTTATCTTTCTTACTATCGAAACATTTATATTTCCCCGATGCCGCCACTTTAGAAGCAAGAAATTTACAATTCTAA